In the Elioraea tepida genome, one interval contains:
- a CDS encoding alpha-D-ribose 1-methylphosphonate 5-phosphate C-P-lyase PhnJ gives MTAPPRGPDPAYNEAYLDEQTKRMIRRALLKAIAIPGYQVPFASREMPLAYGWGTGGMQVTAAIIGRDDVLKVIDQGADDTTNAVSIRRFFARVSGVRTTERTSEATIIQTRHRIPEEPLRAGQIIVYQVPQPEPLRKLEPREVETRRIHALADYGLMYVKLYEDIARHGRITLSYDYPVLVGGRYVMAPSPIPSFDNPKMNRSPALQLFGAGREKRIYAVPPYTSVESLAFEDHPFHPWRADQACDLCGSTTSYLDEVVVDDRGGRMFVCSDTDWCATRRAAGHRGAQAGHPIAADGGA, from the coding sequence ATGACCGCTCCCCCGCGCGGGCCTGATCCGGCCTACAACGAGGCCTATCTGGACGAGCAGACGAAGCGGATGATCCGCCGGGCGCTGCTCAAGGCCATTGCCATCCCCGGCTACCAGGTGCCCTTCGCGAGCCGTGAGATGCCGCTCGCCTACGGCTGGGGGACCGGCGGGATGCAGGTCACCGCCGCCATCATCGGCCGCGACGACGTGCTCAAGGTGATCGACCAGGGAGCCGACGACACGACCAACGCCGTCTCCATCCGACGCTTCTTCGCCCGCGTCAGCGGCGTGCGCACGACCGAGCGGACGTCGGAGGCGACCATCATCCAGACGCGGCATCGCATCCCGGAGGAGCCGCTGCGTGCTGGACAGATCATCGTCTACCAGGTGCCGCAGCCGGAGCCGCTTAGGAAGCTCGAGCCGCGCGAGGTCGAAACGCGCCGGATACATGCGCTTGCCGATTACGGGCTCATGTATGTCAAGCTTTACGAGGACATCGCCCGGCACGGGCGGATCACGCTCTCCTACGACTACCCCGTGCTGGTCGGCGGACGCTACGTGATGGCGCCCTCGCCGATCCCGAGCTTCGACAACCCGAAGATGAACCGCTCGCCGGCGCTTCAGCTCTTCGGCGCGGGGCGCGAGAAGCGGATCTATGCCGTGCCGCCCTACACTTCCGTCGAAAGCCTCGCGTTCGAGGACCACCCGTTCCACCCCTGGCGCGCCGACCAAGCCTGCGATCTCTGCGGCTCCACCACGTCCTATCTCGACGAGGTAGTGGTGGACGATCGCGGGGGAAGGATGTTCGTGTGCAGCGACACCGACTGGTGCGCGACGCGACGCGCGGCCGGCCACCGCGGCGCGCAAGCCGGGCACCCCATCGCCGCAGACGGTGGCGCATGA
- the phnK gene encoding phosphonate C-P lyase system protein PhnK: MTPEAPLLEAEGVTVRFGRIEAVSGVSFSLWPGEVLAIVGESGSGKTTLLRTLHGDLAPCSGRVLYRRRSGETVDVHALPEPARRLLARTEWGFVHQNPRDGLRMAVSAGGNVGERLMAAGARHWGRIRAEAAAWLARVEIDAGRIDDPPRIFSGGMQQRLQIARVLVTNPRLVLMDEPTGGLDVSVQARLLDLIRSLVRELGLAAVIVTHDLAVARLLADRMLVMQRGRVVEAGLTDQVLDDPQHPYAQLLVSSVLQA, translated from the coding sequence ATGACACCCGAAGCGCCCTTGCTCGAAGCGGAAGGGGTGACCGTGCGCTTCGGCCGCATCGAGGCGGTCTCGGGCGTGTCCTTCTCGCTCTGGCCCGGCGAGGTGCTCGCGATCGTCGGCGAGAGCGGCAGCGGCAAGACCACGCTTCTGCGAACGCTGCACGGCGATCTCGCGCCCTGTTCCGGCCGCGTGCTCTACCGCAGGCGATCGGGCGAGACGGTTGACGTGCACGCGCTGCCCGAGCCCGCACGCCGCCTGCTCGCGCGCACGGAATGGGGCTTCGTGCACCAGAACCCGCGCGACGGCCTGCGCATGGCCGTCTCCGCCGGCGGCAATGTCGGCGAGCGTCTGATGGCCGCGGGCGCGCGGCACTGGGGCAGGATCCGCGCCGAGGCCGCCGCCTGGCTCGCGCGCGTCGAGATCGACGCCGGCCGGATCGATGACCCGCCGCGCATCTTCTCGGGCGGCATGCAGCAGCGGCTTCAGATCGCGCGCGTTCTCGTCACCAACCCGCGGCTCGTGCTGATGGACGAGCCGACGGGAGGGCTCGACGTCTCGGTTCAGGCGCGGCTGCTCGACCTGATCCGTAGCCTGGTGCGCGAGCTCGGCCTCGCCGCAGTGATCGTGACGCACGACCTCGCAGTCGCACGCCTTCTTGCCGACCGGATGCTCGTGATGCAGCGTGGGCGCGTCGTCGAGGCAGGCCTGACCGACCAGGTGCTAGACGATCCGCAGCATCCCTACGCCCAGCTCCTCGTCTCCTCCGTGCTCCAGGCATGA
- the phnL gene encoding phosphonate C-P lyase system protein PhnL, producing MTDVPVLAVEGLSKTFTLHLQGARRLSVLDGVSFVLHRGECLALVGPSGAGKSTLMRALYGNYLAGAGRILVRDGDEVVDLAAATPQRVLDLRRRTIGYVSQFLRVIPRVPTLAIVAEPARRAGLSDGEAIARARSLLARLNLPERLWDLPPATFSGGEQQRVNLARGFAVPYPLLLLDEPTASLDPPNRRVVIGLIEEAKARGAAIIGIFHDAEVREAVATRTLSVLPLAAEAA from the coding sequence ATGACCGACGTCCCCGTCCTCGCGGTCGAAGGCCTCTCCAAGACCTTCACGCTGCATCTGCAAGGCGCGCGTCGCCTTTCCGTTCTTGACGGCGTGAGCTTCGTGCTCCACCGCGGCGAGTGTCTTGCCCTCGTCGGGCCCTCGGGTGCAGGAAAGAGCACGCTCATGCGCGCCCTCTATGGCAACTATCTTGCCGGCGCCGGCCGGATCCTCGTGCGTGACGGCGACGAGGTGGTCGACCTCGCCGCCGCAACACCGCAGCGCGTGCTCGACCTGCGCCGACGCACGATCGGCTATGTCTCGCAGTTTTTGCGCGTCATCCCGCGCGTGCCGACGCTCGCGATCGTCGCCGAACCAGCGCGCCGCGCGGGCCTCTCCGATGGGGAGGCGATCGCGCGCGCCCGCTCCCTGCTCGCACGTCTGAACCTGCCCGAGCGGCTTTGGGACCTCCCGCCTGCGACCTTCTCGGGAGGCGAGCAGCAGCGTGTGAACCTCGCTCGCGGCTTCGCTGTGCCCTACCCCCTTCTGTTGCTCGACGAACCGACGGCGAGCCTTGACCCACCGAACCGACGGGTCGTGATCGGGCTGATCGAGGAGGCAAAGGCGCGCGGTGCGGCGATCATCGGCATCTTCCACGACGCCGAGGTACGCGAAGCGGTCGCCACGCGCACCCTCTCCGTTCTGCCGCTCGCAGCGGAGGCGGCATGA